Proteins co-encoded in one Kribbella qitaiheensis genomic window:
- a CDS encoding methane monooxygenase translates to MSRQSVAKAHQKIQELSWEPAYHEPVSQYGTDYTFQKAQKKDPLKQVLRSYFPMQEEKDHRVYGASDGAIRGNMFRQVQERWLEWQKLFLSIIPLPEISAARAMPLLFRTVPNPELHNGQAIQMIDEVRHSTIQQNLKRLYMNNYIDPAGFNSSLRNFQSDYCGTIGRQFAEGFITGDAITAASVYLTIVAETAFTNTLFVAMPAEAAANGDYLLPTVFHSVQSDESRHISNGYATLLMALADEGNHQLLARDLRYAWWNNHRVVDAAIGTFIEYGTKDRRKDRESYAEMWRRWIYDDYYRSYLVPLEKYGLEIPHDLIEESWNQIWNKGYVHEVAQFFATGWLANYWRIDPMTDKDFEWFEFKYPGWYDKYGKWWEAYNRLATPNGHHPIVFEDVDYEYPHRCWTCMVPCLVREDMVMDEVDGQVRTYCSEPCHWTDATAFRPTYQGRETPNMGKLIGMREWETLYHGWNWADVVSDMGFVRDDGKTMVAQPHLDLNPDKMWTLDHLRRCPPLQSPNVLLNEMTPDERQAFAARYVRGGPAGRAPKEE, encoded by the coding sequence ATGAGTCGCCAAAGTGTGGCGAAGGCCCATCAGAAGATCCAGGAACTCTCCTGGGAACCCGCGTACCACGAGCCGGTCTCGCAGTACGGGACCGACTACACGTTCCAGAAGGCGCAGAAGAAGGACCCGCTGAAGCAGGTCCTGCGGTCGTACTTCCCGATGCAGGAGGAGAAGGACCACCGCGTCTACGGCGCCTCGGACGGAGCCATCCGCGGCAACATGTTCCGCCAGGTGCAGGAGCGCTGGCTGGAGTGGCAGAAGTTGTTCCTGAGCATCATCCCGCTGCCGGAGATCTCCGCCGCGCGGGCGATGCCGCTGCTGTTCCGCACCGTGCCGAACCCCGAACTGCACAACGGCCAGGCGATCCAGATGATCGACGAGGTCAGGCACTCGACGATCCAGCAGAACCTCAAGCGCCTGTACATGAACAACTACATCGACCCGGCGGGCTTCAACTCCAGCCTGCGCAACTTCCAGAGCGACTACTGCGGCACCATCGGCCGGCAGTTCGCGGAAGGCTTCATCACCGGTGACGCGATCACCGCGGCCAGTGTCTACCTCACGATCGTGGCCGAGACCGCCTTCACCAACACGTTGTTCGTCGCGATGCCCGCCGAGGCGGCCGCGAACGGCGACTACCTGCTGCCGACCGTCTTCCACTCGGTCCAGTCCGACGAGTCGCGGCACATCAGCAACGGCTACGCCACCTTGCTGATGGCGCTGGCCGACGAAGGCAACCACCAACTGCTGGCCCGCGACCTGCGGTACGCCTGGTGGAACAACCACCGCGTCGTCGACGCGGCGATCGGCACCTTCATCGAGTACGGCACCAAGGACCGGCGCAAGGATCGGGAGAGCTACGCCGAGATGTGGCGCCGCTGGATCTACGACGACTACTACCGCAGCTACCTGGTGCCGCTGGAGAAGTACGGCCTCGAGATCCCGCACGACCTGATCGAGGAGTCCTGGAACCAGATCTGGAACAAGGGCTACGTGCACGAGGTGGCGCAGTTCTTCGCCACCGGCTGGCTGGCGAACTACTGGCGGATCGACCCGATGACCGACAAGGACTTCGAGTGGTTCGAGTTCAAGTACCCCGGCTGGTACGACAAGTACGGCAAGTGGTGGGAGGCCTACAACCGGCTCGCGACCCCGAACGGGCATCACCCGATCGTGTTCGAGGACGTCGACTACGAGTACCCGCACCGCTGCTGGACCTGCATGGTCCCCTGCCTGGTCCGCGAGGACATGGTGATGGACGAGGTCGACGGCCAGGTCCGGACGTACTGCAGCGAGCCGTGCCACTGGACCGATGCGACGGCCTTCCGGCCGACGTACCAGGGCCGGGAGACGCCCAACATGGGCAAGCTGATCGGGATGCGCGAGTGGGAGACGCTCTACCACGGCTGGAACTGGGCCGACGTCGTGTCCGACATGGGCTTCGTCCGTGACGACGGCAAGACGATGGTCGCGCAGCCGCACCTGGATCTGAACCCGGACAAGATGTGGACGCTGGACCACCTGCGCCGCTGCCCGCCGTTGCAGAGCCCGAACGTGCTGCTGAACGAGATGACCCCCGACGAGCGGCAGGCCTTCGCCGCCCGCTACGTCAGAGGTGGTCCTGCCGGCCGCGCCCCCAAGGAGGAGTGA
- a CDS encoding sigma-54-dependent Fis family transcriptional regulator, whose protein sequence is MDELAPVSGDSSRLAEARLSFLTYDAFPVGDVRRPVLASWVRSRRWNLPADRIDLPYVADPELDVPLTRSATPVLRRLHEHLAGQPISVILTERNGMVLRRLTDDAELSRHLDRVNLAPGFSYSEQFAGTNGIGTALERGGPMHVFGHEHYAEDLEDLACAGVPIKHPISGKTVGAIDLTCWRKDAGSLLIALAKTTADQIRAALLSDSSAREQELLQEYLLAGRRSGDMVLAVNDDLLLMNTSAQQNLDASDQAAVLAHAADILAQTAGSALAVELPSGRRVRITCRAVPADGRGAAAVIQITRQTTGPGSASFNANRPPSRPELPGIVGRSAPWLATSRTVDNAYRAGQWIVLTGERGTGKVALARAAHQQNNRAGSFHLVDAAESPDHIEAELADDTVQALVIRHAERLVPARLDELVGALHSGRERRLSEPPWVALTLTTGDSTEPDLGELLTVFPITVDVPSLRHHIDDIRELVPHFLSQLSHGDLTCSPEAMHQLLRSAWPGNIADLQEVLKQVVHHRRRTGVITPSDLPPDLQTRSRRSLSQLEALERDAIIHSLLDNNGNRRDAAKSLGMSRATIYRKIHDYGIR, encoded by the coding sequence GTGGACGAATTGGCACCTGTGTCAGGTGACAGCAGCCGGCTTGCCGAGGCCAGGCTGAGCTTCCTGACGTACGACGCGTTCCCGGTCGGCGACGTCCGCCGTCCGGTACTGGCGTCGTGGGTGCGGTCGCGGCGATGGAATCTACCCGCCGACCGGATCGACCTGCCGTACGTCGCGGATCCCGAACTCGACGTACCGCTGACCCGCAGCGCGACCCCGGTACTGCGCCGGCTCCACGAGCACCTCGCCGGCCAGCCGATCAGCGTCATTCTGACCGAACGCAACGGGATGGTGCTCCGCCGGCTGACCGACGACGCCGAGCTGAGCCGGCACCTCGACCGGGTCAATCTCGCACCGGGTTTCAGCTACTCCGAACAGTTCGCCGGCACCAACGGCATCGGTACGGCGCTCGAGCGCGGTGGGCCGATGCACGTCTTCGGGCACGAGCACTACGCGGAGGATCTGGAGGACCTCGCGTGTGCCGGAGTACCGATCAAACACCCGATCAGCGGCAAGACGGTGGGGGCCATCGACCTGACCTGCTGGCGCAAGGACGCCGGTTCGCTGCTGATCGCGCTGGCCAAGACCACCGCGGACCAGATCCGCGCGGCATTACTGAGTGACAGCTCGGCCCGGGAGCAGGAGCTGCTCCAGGAGTACCTGCTGGCCGGACGGCGGTCCGGTGACATGGTGCTCGCGGTCAACGACGACCTGCTGCTGATGAACACCAGTGCCCAGCAGAACCTCGACGCCAGCGACCAGGCTGCGGTCCTCGCCCATGCCGCGGACATTCTGGCCCAGACCGCGGGCAGTGCCCTGGCGGTCGAGCTCCCGAGTGGCCGAAGGGTGCGCATCACCTGCCGTGCGGTGCCCGCGGACGGACGGGGAGCGGCCGCCGTCATCCAGATCACCCGGCAGACGACCGGTCCCGGTTCAGCGAGCTTCAACGCGAATCGGCCGCCGTCCAGGCCGGAGCTGCCTGGCATCGTCGGCAGGAGCGCACCCTGGCTCGCGACCAGCCGAACCGTCGACAACGCCTATCGCGCCGGGCAATGGATCGTGCTCACCGGCGAGCGAGGCACGGGGAAGGTCGCACTGGCCCGGGCGGCCCATCAGCAGAACAACCGGGCCGGATCGTTCCACCTGGTCGACGCCGCCGAGTCTCCGGACCACATCGAGGCGGAGCTGGCCGACGACACTGTGCAGGCGCTGGTGATCCGGCATGCCGAACGGCTCGTCCCGGCCCGGCTCGACGAACTGGTCGGGGCCTTGCACAGTGGGCGCGAGCGCCGGCTGTCGGAGCCGCCGTGGGTCGCACTGACACTGACGACCGGAGACTCGACCGAGCCCGACCTCGGCGAGTTGCTGACGGTGTTCCCGATCACCGTCGACGTGCCGTCGCTGCGGCATCACATCGACGACATTCGCGAACTGGTCCCGCACTTCCTGAGCCAGCTGAGCCACGGCGACCTGACCTGCTCACCGGAAGCGATGCACCAACTGCTGCGGTCGGCCTGGCCCGGCAACATCGCCGATCTGCAGGAGGTGCTGAAGCAGGTCGTCCACCACCGGCGACGGACCGGCGTGATCACGCCGTCCGACCTGCCACCCGATCTCCAGACGAGGAGCCGCCGCAGTCTCAGCCAGCTGGAGGCACTCGAGCGCGACGCGATCATCCACAGCCTCCTCGACAACAACGGCAACAGGCGCGACGCCGCCAAGTCGCTCGGGATGTCCCGGGCCACCATCTACCGAAAGATCCACGACTACGGAATCCGCTGA
- a CDS encoding MBL fold metallo-hydrolase, whose product MRMTVVGCAGSAPGPDSAASSYLVEKDGYRLLLDLGAGAAGPLQRYASAEDIGAVILSHAHSDHWSDVTQLSYYRSKAVRDGSDCGPLRIFGPANMNEVLTTNPVDFTATITQAGDLDLGPLRARLAQVQHGDPECWATRIDDALCYPADTEPCAAIEELADGCGVLLAEASGFDADGPMRGHLTAGDAGRLAAKAGSKLLILTHLRAWQDHLRLLDEAAQLAGCPVVLANPGLRVAL is encoded by the coding sequence ATGAGGATGACTGTCGTCGGCTGCGCCGGTTCCGCACCCGGCCCCGACTCCGCCGCATCGAGTTACCTGGTCGAGAAGGACGGCTATCGGCTGCTGCTCGATCTGGGCGCGGGCGCCGCTGGACCCCTCCAGCGCTACGCCTCGGCAGAAGACATCGGTGCCGTGATCTTGTCGCACGCGCATTCCGACCACTGGTCGGACGTGACGCAGCTCAGCTACTACCGGAGCAAGGCAGTCCGCGACGGATCCGACTGCGGGCCACTGCGAATCTTCGGACCGGCAAACATGAACGAGGTCCTGACGACCAATCCTGTCGATTTCACCGCAACGATCACGCAAGCGGGAGACCTCGACCTCGGGCCGCTGCGAGCCCGCCTGGCCCAGGTCCAGCACGGCGATCCGGAGTGCTGGGCGACCAGGATCGACGACGCCTTGTGCTACCCGGCCGACACCGAACCGTGCGCGGCGATCGAGGAGCTGGCCGACGGCTGCGGCGTACTACTCGCCGAGGCGTCGGGATTCGACGCCGACGGCCCGATGCGCGGACACCTCACCGCCGGGGACGCCGGCCGACTGGCGGCAAAGGCCGGATCGAAGCTCCTGATCCTCACCCACCTGCGCGCCTGGCAGGACCACCTACGCCTCCTCGACGAGGCAGCCCAGCTGGCCGGATGCCCCGTCGTCCTGGCCAACCCCGGTCTGCGAGTCGCGCTGTGA
- a CDS encoding M55 family metallopeptidase, which translates to MFLSTDMEGTAGVVDWGQVRGPSTEYEYYRGQLQSEVNAAIDGALGAGATEFLVNDSHSTMQNLRPDELHGRASYLSGKHKPLYMMQGLDDSFDAAMFISYHGSAGSTSSVLHHTYNPRAIAEVRLNGVIAGEAGINALAALAHGVPVVLISGDQVTIDEALPFCPEIEAVVVKESVSHNAALSLHPDTARELIRDGAQRALERLADARLPSITLPAELTVRFHSHAFAELVCALRGVERQAEKVVVISNDDPLQLFRAFIATVLLTRGVSE; encoded by the coding sequence GTGTTTCTGTCGACTGACATGGAGGGGACCGCCGGGGTTGTCGACTGGGGGCAGGTGCGTGGGCCGAGTACGGAGTACGAGTACTACCGGGGGCAGCTGCAGTCGGAGGTCAATGCGGCGATCGACGGTGCGCTTGGCGCGGGGGCGACCGAGTTCCTGGTCAATGACTCGCACTCGACGATGCAGAATCTCCGGCCGGACGAGCTCCATGGCCGGGCGAGCTATCTGTCGGGCAAGCACAAGCCGCTCTACATGATGCAGGGTCTCGACGACTCCTTCGACGCGGCGATGTTCATCTCGTACCACGGGTCGGCGGGATCGACGTCGTCCGTGCTGCACCACACGTACAACCCGCGGGCCATTGCCGAAGTGCGCCTCAACGGTGTGATCGCGGGGGAGGCCGGGATCAACGCGCTGGCGGCGCTGGCCCACGGGGTTCCGGTGGTGCTCATCTCGGGCGACCAGGTGACGATCGATGAGGCATTGCCGTTCTGTCCGGAGATCGAGGCGGTCGTAGTCAAGGAATCCGTCTCGCACAATGCCGCGCTGTCCCTGCACCCCGACACCGCGCGTGAGCTGATCCGCGACGGTGCGCAACGCGCCCTGGAGCGGTTGGCCGACGCCCGGCTGCCGAGCATCACATTGCCTGCCGAGCTGACCGTCCGGTTCCACAGCCATGCTTTCGCGGAGCTGGTCTGCGCCCTCCGAGGCGTCGAGCGGCAAGCCGAGAAGGTCGTTGTCATCAGCAACGACGACCCTCTCCAACTCTTCCGCGCGTTCATCGCCACCGTCCTGCTGACCAGGGGTGTGAGCGAGTAG